From a region of the Solanum stenotomum isolate F172 chromosome 2, ASM1918654v1, whole genome shotgun sequence genome:
- the LOC125855456 gene encoding mitogen-activated protein kinase kinase kinase 5-like isoform X2 codes for MPSLWKAFSLSSSSQHSSSSSSTTASTTSSPADSPNTRRIYGGGRKLTRQRKLRHVSDEDLGLRRPNIQALIIDERSKSLPGSPDSYADFGSGSRSSHHHLRHCSNSSAVPLPLPLPELNSLPKQNSVDSNLRGRVDRELLSPPLARETFGRTPAEVKSSQHPRSSTPTYRRRGFPQDLNAEGVEFRLNVPVRSAPSSGFTSPVRSPKRFSTQDLFHHPLHQASSSPSEAYSFQLSPTRAINSADHSPLSSPILPSSANRIRNSRSGAVHSHHKSLPESSLGWNEANNNNVHPLPLPPGVPRQPESCTIHSNMDKPCVSPAKGQWLKGKLLGRGTFGSVYEATNCETGALCAMKEVDLTPDDPKSAECIKQLEQEIRVLQQLKHQNIVQYYGSEIMEDRFCIYLEYVHPGSINKYVREHCGAMTESIVRNFTRHIVSGLAYLHSTKTIHRDIKGANLLVDASGVVKLADFGLAKHVMQAVLRKDANPELALAVDIWSLGCTVIEMFTGQPPWGELSWVQAMFGVLNKSPPIPEKLSPEGKDFLQCCFRRKPADRPSAMMLLEHAFLRSTSSLEHSINVAGCSEDSPGKKFHDTLSPKNPINHKKEQKPLLPGTSGRHAKSPCSSETCRQTQPETCEYGAASHHSPRSALEVFPCISSMELNSSSRAASQSSVPSSFRLGPENRSPYRIIGKEIPNLCIRS; via the exons ATGCCGTCTTTATGGAAAGCATTTTCACTATCTTCAAGTTCTCAacactcttcttcttcttcttctactactgcTAGTACTACTTCTTCTCCGGCCGATTCACCGAATACCCGGCGGATTTACGGCGGCGGAAGGAAGCTTACTAGGCAGAGGAAGTTGAGACATGTTAGTGATGAGGATCTTGGTTTGCGGAGACCTAATATTCAGGCACTGATTATTGATGAACGTTCAAAGTCTTTGCCGGGTTCTCCTGATTCTTACGCTGATTTCGGGTCGGGTTCTAGGTCGTCTCACCACCACCTCCGTCACTGTTCTAACTCCTCTGCTGTGCCACTGCCGTTGCCGCTCCCTGAGCTCAATTCTCTGCCTAAACAGAACTCGGTTGACTCTAATTTGCGGGGTAGAGTTGACAGGGAGCTTTTAAGTCCTCCTCTTGCCAG GGAAACTTTTGGTCGAACTCCAGCTGAGGTGAAAAGTTCTCAGCATCCAAGATCATCTACTCCAACTTATCGGCGTAGGGGGTTCCCTCaggatctgaatgctgagggcGTTGAATTCAGGTTGAATGTTCCTGTTAGAAGTGCCCCGAGTAGTGGTTTTACAAGCCCCGTCCGAAGCCCAAAAAGGTTTAGTACACAGGACCTTTTTCATCATCCCTTGCATCAGGCCTCATCATCACCTTCAGAGGCTTACTCTTTCCAACTTTCACCCACAAGGGCTATAAATAGCGCTGATCATTCTCCACTGAGTAGCCCAATTTTACCAAGTTCAGCTAACAGAATCAGGAACAGCAGAAGTGGTGCTGTGCATTCACATCATAAATCTCTTCCGGAAAGTTCTCTAGGTTGGAATGAAGCTAACAACAACAATGTGCATCCACTACCCCTTCCACCAGGAGTTCCACGACAACCAGAATCATGTACCATACACAGCAATATGGATAAACCATGTGTATCACCAGCAAAGGGTCAATGGCTAAAGGGGAAGCTTTTAGGTCGTGGTACATTTGGAAGTGTATATGAAGCTACTAACTG TGAAACCGGTGCTTTATGTGCAATGAAAGAAGTTGATCTTACTCCTGATGATCCTAAATCTGCTGAATGTATAAAGCAGTTAGAACAG GAAATAAGAGTTCTCCAGCAGTTAAAGCACCAAAATATTGTTCAATATTATGGCAGTGAAATA ATGGAAGACCGCTTTTGCATATATTTGGAATATGTGCACCCTGGTTCAATTAATAAGTATGTTCGGGAACATTGCGGAGCTATGACAGAGTCAATAGTTCGAAACTTTACTAGGCATATTGTATCAGGGTTGGCTTACTTGCATAGCACTAAGACAATACACAG GGACATTAAGGGAGCAAATTTGCTTGTAGATGCATCTGGTGTTGTCAAGCTTGCAGATTTTGGGTTAGCAAAACAT GTAATGCAGGCTGTGTTGCGCAAAGATGCTAATCCAGAGCTTGCCTTAGCTGTTGATATATGGAGCCTGGGTTGTACTGTTATTGAGATGTTTACTGGACAGCCCCCTTGGGGAGAACTTAGTTGG GTGCAAGCAATGTTCGGTGTCTTGAACAAATCACCACCTATACCAGAAAAATTATCACCAGAAGGAAAAGATTTCCTTCAGTGCTGCTTTCGGAGGAAACCTGCAGATAGGCCATCAGCTATGATGCTACTTGAACATGCTTTTTTACGTAGTACTAGTTCCCTTGAGCATAGTATCAATGTTGCTGGTTGCTCAGAGGATTCTCCGGGGAAGAAATTCCAT GATACCCTGAGTCCTAAGAACCCAATCAACcataaaaaggaacaaaaaccACTGTTACCAGGAACATCTGGCAGGCATGCAAAATCACCATGTAGCAG TGAAACTTGCCGGCAAACTCAACCTGAAACCTGTGAATATGGAGCAGCTTCTCACCATTCTCCACGTTCTGCACTTGAAGTCTTTCCCTGTATTTCTTCAATGGAGCTGAACTCGAGTTCACGTGCAGCCAGCCAATCAAGCGTCCCTAGTAGCTTTCGCCTGGGACCTGAAAACAGAAGTCCTTATAGAATCATAGGAAAGGAAATTCCAAACCTCTGTATAAGATCATAA
- the LOC125855456 gene encoding mitogen-activated protein kinase kinase kinase 5-like isoform X1, translating into MPSLWKAFSLSSSSQHSSSSSSTTASTTSSPADSPNTRRIYGGGRKLTRQRKLRHVSDEDLGLRRPNIQALIIDERSKSLPGSPDSYADFGSGSRSSHHHLRHCSNSSAVPLPLPLPELNSLPKQNSVDSNLRGRVDRELLSPPLARETFGRTPAEVKSSQHPRSSTPTYRRRGFPQDLNAEGVEFRLNVPVRSAPSSGFTSPVRSPKRFSTQDLFHHPLHQASSSPSEAYSFQLSPTRAINSADHSPLSSPILPSSANRIRNSRSGAVHSHHKSLPESSLGWNEANNNNVHPLPLPPGVPRQPESCTIHSNMDKPCVSPAKGQWLKGKLLGRGTFGSVYEATNCETGALCAMKEVDLTPDDPKSAECIKQLEQEIRVLQQLKHQNIVQYYGSEIMEDRFCIYLEYVHPGSINKYVREHCGAMTESIVRNFTRHIVSGLAYLHSTKTIHRDIKGANLLVDASGVVKLADFGLAKHLSSCATDLSLKGSPHWMAPEVMQAVLRKDANPELALAVDIWSLGCTVIEMFTGQPPWGELSWVQAMFGVLNKSPPIPEKLSPEGKDFLQCCFRRKPADRPSAMMLLEHAFLRSTSSLEHSINVAGCSEDSPGKKFHDTLSPKNPINHKKEQKPLLPGTSGRHAKSPCSSETCRQTQPETCEYGAASHHSPRSALEVFPCISSMELNSSSRAASQSSVPSSFRLGPENRSPYRIIGKEIPNLCIRS; encoded by the exons ATGCCGTCTTTATGGAAAGCATTTTCACTATCTTCAAGTTCTCAacactcttcttcttcttcttctactactgcTAGTACTACTTCTTCTCCGGCCGATTCACCGAATACCCGGCGGATTTACGGCGGCGGAAGGAAGCTTACTAGGCAGAGGAAGTTGAGACATGTTAGTGATGAGGATCTTGGTTTGCGGAGACCTAATATTCAGGCACTGATTATTGATGAACGTTCAAAGTCTTTGCCGGGTTCTCCTGATTCTTACGCTGATTTCGGGTCGGGTTCTAGGTCGTCTCACCACCACCTCCGTCACTGTTCTAACTCCTCTGCTGTGCCACTGCCGTTGCCGCTCCCTGAGCTCAATTCTCTGCCTAAACAGAACTCGGTTGACTCTAATTTGCGGGGTAGAGTTGACAGGGAGCTTTTAAGTCCTCCTCTTGCCAG GGAAACTTTTGGTCGAACTCCAGCTGAGGTGAAAAGTTCTCAGCATCCAAGATCATCTACTCCAACTTATCGGCGTAGGGGGTTCCCTCaggatctgaatgctgagggcGTTGAATTCAGGTTGAATGTTCCTGTTAGAAGTGCCCCGAGTAGTGGTTTTACAAGCCCCGTCCGAAGCCCAAAAAGGTTTAGTACACAGGACCTTTTTCATCATCCCTTGCATCAGGCCTCATCATCACCTTCAGAGGCTTACTCTTTCCAACTTTCACCCACAAGGGCTATAAATAGCGCTGATCATTCTCCACTGAGTAGCCCAATTTTACCAAGTTCAGCTAACAGAATCAGGAACAGCAGAAGTGGTGCTGTGCATTCACATCATAAATCTCTTCCGGAAAGTTCTCTAGGTTGGAATGAAGCTAACAACAACAATGTGCATCCACTACCCCTTCCACCAGGAGTTCCACGACAACCAGAATCATGTACCATACACAGCAATATGGATAAACCATGTGTATCACCAGCAAAGGGTCAATGGCTAAAGGGGAAGCTTTTAGGTCGTGGTACATTTGGAAGTGTATATGAAGCTACTAACTG TGAAACCGGTGCTTTATGTGCAATGAAAGAAGTTGATCTTACTCCTGATGATCCTAAATCTGCTGAATGTATAAAGCAGTTAGAACAG GAAATAAGAGTTCTCCAGCAGTTAAAGCACCAAAATATTGTTCAATATTATGGCAGTGAAATA ATGGAAGACCGCTTTTGCATATATTTGGAATATGTGCACCCTGGTTCAATTAATAAGTATGTTCGGGAACATTGCGGAGCTATGACAGAGTCAATAGTTCGAAACTTTACTAGGCATATTGTATCAGGGTTGGCTTACTTGCATAGCACTAAGACAATACACAG GGACATTAAGGGAGCAAATTTGCTTGTAGATGCATCTGGTGTTGTCAAGCTTGCAGATTTTGGGTTAGCAAAACAT CTTTCAAGCTGTGCAACTGATCTTTCTCTGAAAGGGAGCCCTCACTGGATGGCTCCAGAG GTAATGCAGGCTGTGTTGCGCAAAGATGCTAATCCAGAGCTTGCCTTAGCTGTTGATATATGGAGCCTGGGTTGTACTGTTATTGAGATGTTTACTGGACAGCCCCCTTGGGGAGAACTTAGTTGG GTGCAAGCAATGTTCGGTGTCTTGAACAAATCACCACCTATACCAGAAAAATTATCACCAGAAGGAAAAGATTTCCTTCAGTGCTGCTTTCGGAGGAAACCTGCAGATAGGCCATCAGCTATGATGCTACTTGAACATGCTTTTTTACGTAGTACTAGTTCCCTTGAGCATAGTATCAATGTTGCTGGTTGCTCAGAGGATTCTCCGGGGAAGAAATTCCAT GATACCCTGAGTCCTAAGAACCCAATCAACcataaaaaggaacaaaaaccACTGTTACCAGGAACATCTGGCAGGCATGCAAAATCACCATGTAGCAG TGAAACTTGCCGGCAAACTCAACCTGAAACCTGTGAATATGGAGCAGCTTCTCACCATTCTCCACGTTCTGCACTTGAAGTCTTTCCCTGTATTTCTTCAATGGAGCTGAACTCGAGTTCACGTGCAGCCAGCCAATCAAGCGTCCCTAGTAGCTTTCGCCTGGGACCTGAAAACAGAAGTCCTTATAGAATCATAGGAAAGGAAATTCCAAACCTCTGTATAAGATCATAA
- the LOC125856678 gene encoding protein OSB1, mitochondrial-like — protein sequence MAAAARSSAVFKRAASTAAQVLRHQNFSSAAAAAADIHRPGDFYCDDSEGEESAVYQHTLKFQRPSTIKQHQLLHNSVSLIGKIDYPFKRVNTKNGSFGVHTLLSVSGSSQSRSSFKVMLKMWDEIAEVSMEHLKSNDLVYVWGHLGSYIKTDENGKHKMRYQVDVKEINFVTPDVQALATPEFQKKESRGEDELENYRNRIQLWQIFLASPFEWMDFRKSKVNPKYPDFKNRDTGEVLWLRTDDPPWIKRQLDILDSRFSYESF from the exons ATGGCAGCAGCCGCCCGTTCCTCCGCCGTATTCAAACGGGCAGCTTCAACCGCCGCCCAAGTTCTCCGACACCAGAACTTCTCCTCAGCGGCGGCGGCAGCAGCGGATATTCACCGGCCGGGGGATTTCTACTGCGACGATAGTGAAGGCGAAGAAAGTGCAGTGTATCAGCATACCCTCAAATTCCAACGCCCGTCAACCATAAAACAACACCAGCTTCTCCATAACTCCGTCAGTCTCATAGGAAAAATTGATTACCCATTCAAAAGAGTTAACACTAAAAACGGCTCTTTTGGGGTTCATACTTTACTCAGTGTCTCCGGTTCTTCTCAATCCCGTTCGTCTTTTAA AGTTATGTTGAAGATGTGGGATGAAATAGCGGAAGTGTCAATGGAGCATTTGAAATCGAATGACTTGGTATACGTTTGGGGTCATTTGGGATCATACATCAAGACTGATGAGAATGGTAAACATAAGATGAGATACCAG GTAGATGTGAAGGAAATAAATTTCGTGACTCCAGATGTTCAAGCCTTAGCAACCCCAGAATTTCAGAAGAAAGAATCAAGAG GTGAAGATGAATTGGAGAACTACAGGAACCGGATCCAATTGTGGCAAATTTTCTTAGCTAGCCCTTTTGAATGGATGGACTTCAGGAAGAGTAAAGTCAATCCTAAATACCCAGACTTTAAGAACAGAGATACTGGTGAAGTTCTCTGGCTCAGGACAGATGATCCACCATGGATAAAAAGACAGTTGGATATCCTAGATTCAAGATTTTCTTACGAAAGTTTCTAA
- the LOC125855368 gene encoding nucleobase-ascorbate transporter 3, with protein MGETHNHEHNHQPPPQQAAAPPAMPLGSARGPMFPPAEQLLQLHYCIHSNPSWPQTVLLAFQHYIVMLGTTVMIATVLVPQMGGGPGDKARVIQSLLFTSGVNTLLQTLFGTRLPTVMGPSFAYIISALSVINDLSDSTFRSEHQRFEHTMRAIQGSLIVSSIINIILGYGQVWGKLTRFFSPVVITPLVCVVGLGLSARAFPQVADCIEIGLPMLILLVISQQYMQRVHPVAQSILERFALLLCIGLIWAFAAILTVAGAYNHVKEQTKMSCRIDHSFLLSSAPWIKVPYPFQWGTPIFRASHVFGMMGAALVSSAESTATFYAASRLSGATPPPAHVVSRSIGLQGIGQLFDGFFGAVVGTTASVENVGLLGLTRVGSRRVVQISTAFMIFFSIFGKFGAFFAQIPLPIFAAIYCILYGMVAAIGISFIQFANKNSMRNIYVLGISLFLGLSIPQYFVMNTDITGHGPVRTPAGWFNDILNTIFSSPPTVATIVGTVVDNTLEARHSYDDRGVPWLVPFQRRKGDSRNEEFYSYPLRINEYIPSRFL; from the exons ATGGGGGAGACACATAATCATGAGCACAACCACCAGCCACCGCCGCAACAGGCGGCGGCGCCACCAGCAATGCCACTTGGTTCAGCCAGAGGACCTATGTTTCCTCCGGCAGAGCAACTACTTCAGCTTCACTATTGCATACACTCAAATCCTTCTTGGC CACAAACTGTTTTGCTGGCTTTCCAACACTACATAGTTATGCTTGGAACTACAGTAATGATTGCCACCGTGCTGGTACCTCAGATGGGTGGGGGTCCG GGTGACAAAGCTCGAGTTATCCAGTCTTTGCTTTTCACTTCAGGAGTGAATACTCTTCTGCAAACGCTTTTTGGTACAAGACTTCCCACTGTGATGGGTCCGTCATTTGCTTACATCATATCAGCTCTGTCGGTCATTAACGATCTCTCTGACAGTACTTTCAGGAGTGAGCATCAg AGATTCGAGCACACTATGAGAGCTATTCAAGGGTCACTCATAGTGTCTTCCATTATCAACATAATACTTGGATATGGCCAAGTTTGGGGAAAACTTACGAG GTTTTTCAGTCCTGTTGTCATTACACCACTTGTCTGTGTTGTAGGTCTTGGTTTGTCTGCTAGGGCCTTTCCTCAG GTGGCTGATTGTATAGAGATTGGCCTTCCCATGTTAATTCTACTTGTCATTTCCCAGCAG TATATGCAACGTGTACATCCAGTTGCCCAATCCATACTTGAAAGGTTTGCTTTGCTCCTCTGCATTGGGCTTATCTGGGCTTTTGCTGCTATTCTTACTGTTGCCGGTGCTTACAACCATGTGAAGGAGCAAACTAAGATGAGCTGCCGAATTGACCATTCGTTCCTCTTGTCATCGGCTCCATG GATCAAAGTTCCTTACCCTTTCCAGTGGGGGACTCCCATATTCAGAGCTAGCCATGTCTTCGGAATGATGGGTGCTGCACTTGTATCATCAGCAGAG TCAACAGCAACTTTTTATGCTGCATCAAGGCTTTCAGGGGCGACACCCCCTCCGGCGCATGTTGTGAGTAGAAGCATTGGCTTACAG GGTATAGGACAGCTCTTTGACGGGTTCTTTGGTGCTGTGGTTGGTACTACTGCATCTGT TGAAAATGTCGGCCTTCTGGGACTAACTCGTGTCGGGAGTAGAAGAGTTGTTCAGATTTCTACTGCTTTCATGATCTTCTTCTCCATATTTG GAAAATTTGGAGCATTCTTTGCTCAAATTCCTTTGCCCATATTTGCAGCTATCTACTGCATCTTATACGGTATGGTAG CTGCTATTGGTATTTCCTTCATCCAATTTGCGAACAAAAACTCCATGCGGAATATATATGTGCTCGGAATCTCTCTATTCCTCGGTCTATCTATACCTCAATACTTCGTGATGAACACAGATATCACTGGTCATGGACCTGTTAGAACTCCAGCTGGATGG TTTAATGACATATTGAACACAATATTCTCTTCACCTCCTACTGTTGCAACGATTGTCGGGACAGTAGTAGACAACACACTCGAAGCAAGACACTCGTACGACGATAGAGGTGTTCCGTGGTTGGTTCCCTTCCAGAGGAGGAAAGGAGATAGCAGAAATGAGGAGTTTTATAGTTACCCTCTTAGAATTAATGAGTACATCCCAAGTAGATTTCTGTGA
- the LOC125854440 gene encoding probable disease resistance protein At4g33300: MAVTDFFVGEITTELIKNLLLIVKKSTLCRSSAENLIDSINGLLPIIQEIKQTGVELPQIRQTQIDDFSKLLRDGYELAGKVIHSGRWNMYRNLQLARKMERLEKRVARFMQVTMQAHVLADVHHVRFSMEQRFDVLEHRLKAIKIGVDDSSGGGGGGGGCLGEAVKRMEEDEKWFEHSFVNLGAGIELGKRKVKEMLMGEQDRGVFEICGIGGSGKTTLAKEICKDDQVKSYFKDKIFFFTVSQSPNVEQLRKMIWEKISGCNLHGYGYGEMLPQWNLQYQWNTKSASPVLLILDDVWSASVLEPLIFKIPGCKILVVSRIKFPPSIIDCIYDLELLREDEAMSLLCHFAFGHNSFPRGFSQKLVKEIVDECEGLPLALKVIGSSLKGKPEMFWISAKNRLSRCQPVCESHELQLLERMKLSIDCLPEKVRECFLDLGAFPEDKRIPLDVLINMWVELHDIDEEEAFHILVELSDKNLLNLVKDARAGDMYTSYYEISVFQHDVLRDLAIQMSNRDDINQRKRLVMPRRDVSFPREWERNVDEPFHARVISVHTDEMREMDWFRMDCPKAEVLILNFASSEYFLPPFLENMPKLRALIIINYSAGNAVLHNMSVFSHLTNLRSLWFEKISITHLSDSTNPLNNLRKISLVLCDMKNSLDESDVDLPGLFPQLSEFTMDHCINFNKLPSSICRLHKLNSLSITNCDSLYELPSDLGELQTLQVLRIYACPHLKRLPPGIGHLVKLKYLDISQCVGLRCLPEAIGCCRNLEKIDMRECPQIDSLPSALSFLESLRCVICDDEVFCQWKDVEKAVPGLCVQVAEECYTLDWLSQ; encoded by the exons ATGGCGGTGACGGACTTTTTCGTCGGCGAAATCACCACCGAACTCATAAAAAACCTTCTGCTAATAGTTAAAAAATCCACCTTATGCCGTTCAAGCGCCGAGAATCTCATCGACAGCATCAATGGTCTCCTTCCAATCATCCAAGAAATCAAACAAACCGGTGTTGAACTTCCACAGATACGTCAAACTCAGATCGACGATTTCTCCAAACTTCTCCGAGATGGTTACGAACTCGCCGGAAAAGTTATCCACTCCGGCCGTTGGAACATGTACAG GAACCTACAGTTGGCTAGGAAAATGGAGAGGCTGGAGAAAAGAGTAGCGAGGTTCATGCAAGTTACAATGCAAGCTCATGTACTAGCGGATGTTCATCATGTTAGGTTTAGTATGGAGCAGAGATTTGACGTGCTTGAGCATAGGCTTAAAGCTATAAAAATCGGAGTTGACGATAgtagtggtggtggtggtggaggaggaggGTGTTTAGGGGAAGCTGTGAAAAGAATGGAAGAAGATGAGAAATGGTTTGAGCATAGTTTTGTAAATTTAGGTGCTGGGATTGAATTGGGGAAGAGGAAAGTGAAGGAGATGCTGATGGGTGAACAGGATAGAGGTGTGTTTGAGATTTGTGGAATTGGAGGTAGTGGCAAAACTACCTTGGCTAAAGAGATTTGTAAAGATGATCAAGTTAAAA GTTATTTCAAGGACAAGATTTTCTTTTTCACTGTTTCTCAATCTCCAAACGTGGAGCAATTAAGGAAAATGATTTGGGAAAAGATATCAGGGTGCAATCTCCATGGCTATGGATATGGGGAGATGTTACCCCAGTGGAACCTACAGTACCAATGGAATACGAAATCTGCATCCCCAGTACTCTTGATTCTTGATGATGTGTGGTCTGCATCTGTGCTAGAGCCACTAATTTTCAAGATCCCCGGCTGCAAGATCCTAGTTGTATCGCGTATCAAGTTTCCTCCATCAATCATCGACTGtatttatgatttagagttgttAAGGGAAGATGAAGCTATGTCCTTATTATGCCATTTTGCATTTGGACACAATTCCTTTCCGCGTGGTTTCAGCCAAAAGCTTGTCAAAGAG ATTGTGGATGAATGTGAAGGGCTTCCTTTGGCTCTTAAGGTCATTGGATCTTCATTAAAGGGAAAACCTGAGATGTTCTGGATAAGTGCAAAAAACAGATTATCACGATGCCAACCTGTCTGCGAGTCTCATGAACTGCAGTTGCTTGAGCGAATGAAATTGAGTATTGACTGTTTGCCTGAGAAGGTGAGAGAGTGTTTCCTGGACTTGGGTGCTTTCCCAGAAGACAAAAGGATTCCTCTTGATGTTCTAATTAACATGTGGGTGGAGCTACATGATATTGATGAGGAGGAGGCTTTTCACATTCTTGTTGAACTTTCAGACAAAAATCTCCTAAATCTAGTCAAAGATGCACG AGCTGGAGACATGTATACAAGTTACTATGAGATATCGGTGTTTCAGCATGATGTATTACGAGACCTAGCAATTCAGATGAGCAACCGTGATGATATAAATCAGAGAAAGCGATTGGTTATGCCACGAAGAGACGTAAGCTTTCCAAGAGAATGGGAAAGAAATGTGGACGAACCTTTCCATGCACGAGTTATCTCTGTGCATACAG ATGAAATGAGAGAAATGGACTGGTTCAGAATGGATTGCCCAAAAGCTGAAGTACTGATTCTCAATTTTGCCTCATCTGAGTACTTCTTGCCTCCTTTCCTGGAGAATATGCCAAAGCTAAGGGCATTGATAATCATAAACTATAGTGCTGGCAATGCAGTTCTTCATAACATGTCTGTATTCAGTCATTTAACCAACTTGAGAAGCCTTTGGTTCGAGAAGATATCCATCACTCACTTATCTGACTCCACAAATCCTCTCAATAACTTGCGGAAGATATCTCTAGTGCTTTGTGACATGAAAAACAGCTTAGATGAGTCAGATGTGGACCTCCCTGGTTTGTTCCCACAGCTTTCTGAGTTCACAATGGATCATTGCATCAACTTCAATAAGCTGCCATCAAGTATTTGCCGGTTGCATAAGCTCAACAGCCTTAGTATCACTAATTGTGATAGTCTTTATGAACTTCCATCTGATTTAGGTGAATTACAAACTCTACAAGTTTTAAGGATATATGCCTGTCCACATCTGAAAAGGCTTCCCCCTGGAATTGGTCATCTGGTGAAGCTGAAGTATCTTGACATTTCACAATGTGTTGGTTTGAGATGTCTCCCTGAAGCAATTGGTTGCTGTAGAAACTTGGAGAAGATTGATATGAGGGAGTGCCCTCAAATTGACAGTTTGCCAAGCGCTCTATCCTTTCTTGAATCATTACGTTGTGTTATTTGTGACGATGAAGTTTTTTGTCAATGGAAAGATGTTGAGAAGGCTGTACCAGGTCTCTGTGTACAGGTTGCCGAGGAGTGCTATACTCTTGACTGGCTATCTCAGTAA